The segment CTAATGAATGGTTAGATGATGAAACAAAATACTATATAAATCCTACAGGAAGATTTGTAATAGGTGGACCTCATGGAGATACAGGACTTACAGGAAGAAAAATCATAGTTGATACATATGGTGGATCTGGAAGACATGGCGGAGGTGCTTTCTCAGGAAAAGACCCAACAAAAGTTGACAGATCAGCAGCATATGCTGCAAGATGGGTAGCTAAAAACTTAGTTGCAGCGGGAGTAGCAGATAAAATAGAAATAGGTTTAGCTTATGCTATAGGAGTTGCACGTCCAGTATCACTTTTAGTAAATACTTTTGGTACAGGCAAATTTGAAGAAGATAAAATAGTAGATGTTGTTAATAAGGTTTTTGACCTAAGACCAGGAGCAATTATAAAAGATTTACAATTAAAAAGACCGATATACAGACAAACAGCTGCGTATGGACATTTTGGAAGAACAGATGTAGAACTTCCATGGGAACAATTAGATAAAGTAGAAGAAATAAGAAAAACTCTTTAATATTAAGAAGTTAAAAAGATTAATGCTGATAAGGCATTGGTCTTTTATTTTTTTATATGTTTATAAATAAATAATTATGTAAAATATAAATATAGTCTATTAGTTGAGAAGAATATATCTATATCTTATAATTAAATTAAAGGAATGAAAAATTAGGAGTGGGTTCACTATGTCTGAGTTAAATGGAACGGTAGAAGGTATAGTATTTAAAAATGAAAGTAATGGATATGTAGTTGCGTATTTAAAAGAGAAAAAAAAGAAAATAACAATAACAGGATGCATACCGTATATAATAGAAGGTCAAAATTTAAAGTTGCAAGGGGAGTGGGTTAATCATCCTCATTTTGGACAACAATTTAAAGTTACTGCATGTGAAGAGATAGTACCAAATTCTCTGGAAGGAATAGAAAAATACCTATCTTCAGGAATAATATCAGGAATAGGACCTATAACTGCAAAAAAAATTGTAGAACATTTTAAAGAAGAAACTTTAGAAATATTAGATGAGAATATTGAAAGATTAAAAGAAATTGATGGTATAGGTTCAAAAAAAATAGAGACTATAGCAAAATCATATTCAAAGCAAAGAGAAGTAAGAAACATAATGGTTTTTTTACAAACTTATGGAGTAACAGCCAAACAATGTGTTAAAATTCACAAAAAATATGGTAAAGATTCTATAAATGTAGTTAAAGAAAACCCTTATACTTTGACAGAAAATATATCTGGAATAGGTTTTAAAACTGCCGATAAAATAGCGAGAAATTTGGGTATAGAGGGTAATTCACCATTTAGAATACAATGTGGAGTTGGATATATAGTAAATCAATTTTGTGGTATGGGAAATACATATATGCCCTTAGAAAAATTATTAAAAGAATCTAAAGATATACTTGGGGTTCAAGAAAATGAAATAATAAATAATATACAAGAGTCTGTACTTAATGGAAAACTAAAGGTAGAAAACATAAATAAAGAAGAGTGTGTTTTTACAATGCCATACTATTATTGTGAGTTATCAGTTACAAGCAAAATATTAACGTTAAGTACAAATAGTTATGATGATATAAATATAGATGTAGATTTAGAAATAGAGGAATTTGAAGGAATTAATAATATAAAATTTGCTAAAACTCAAATAGAAGCCATAAAGGGTGCCTTTGAAAATGGTATTGAAATAATAACTGGTGGTCCTGGAACAGGAAAAACAACAATAATAAAATGTATAACAGAGATATTTGAAAATGCATCTATGACAGTGTTTATGGCGGCTCCGACAGGTAGAGCAGCAAAGAGGATGAGTGAGGCTACAGGAAGAGAATCTAAAACTATACATAGATTATTGGAACTTGGATTTAATAATGATGATGATATGGAGTTTTTAAGAACAGAAGAATCACCACTACAGTGTGATGTTCTTATAATTGATGAAGCTTCTATGATAGATATTTTGCTTATGAATAATCTTTTAAAGGCAATTCCGATGGGAACAAGATTGATTATTGTTGGAGATGCAGATCAGCTTCCATCAGTGGGTCCTGGTAATGTATTAAGAGATTTAATAGAAAGTAAGTGTGTAAAAGTAGCGAGATTAAGGGACATTTTTAGGCAAGCAGAAGAAAGTATGATTGTGGTTAATGCACATAAAATTAATAATGGAGAAATGCCTATATTAAATAAGAAGGGAAAAGATTTTTATTTTCTAAATTCACAAAATCAAGATAAAATTTTAGATACTTTGGTAGGACTTATAGATACTAGACTTCCTAAGTTTAATAATAATTGGAATAAAATAAAAGACATACAGATACTTTCGCCGATGAGAAAGGGAACTTTAGGAATAGAAAATTTAAATAGCAGACTACAAGAAATTTTAAATCCTAAATCTAAGCAAAAAAGTGAATTAGAGTTTAGAGATATTATTTTTAGAGTTGGCGATAAAGTAATGCAGACTAAAAATAATTATAATTTAAAATGGAATTCCATTAGTAGCGATAGCAATGAAGAAGGGGTCGGAGTATTTAATGGAGATGTAGGATATGTAATAGGAGTTAGTGAAGATAAGATAACTGTGGTTTTTGATGAAGATAAGCAAGTAGTATATGAAAATATGTACTTAGATGAACTAGAACTTGCATATGCTATGACAGTACATAAAAGTCAAGGAAGTGAATTTCCTGTGGTAATTATGCCTATGTTTATGGGACCACAATTACTTATGAATAAAAATTTATTTTATACAGGTATTACAAGAGCTAAACAGATGGTAGTTTTAGTTGGACTTTATAAGGCGGTAAATTTTATGATAAATAATAATAGAAGTTTTGATAGATATTCTGCACTAAAGTGGAGGATATTAAATATATTAGAGGGAGAAGTTCAAGAAAGTATATAAGTCGTAAAATGGAGGGTATATATGTATACTGTAGATAAAAAAATTATAAGTATCAGAAATAGAATAAGTGATGAAATAATTTCATGGAGTTTATCTAAGGAAAAATTTTTAAATATCATATCGCCTCCATATAATTTTTGTGATGTTTTTTTAGAAATAATAATAAGATTTATTAGAAAAAATAAAAGAGTTTTATATATAACCAATGAATCTAAGAATAATATAACAATAATTAATATGATAAAAAAGTATACAACTTTTAAAAAGTATGTTTATTATGAAAAAGAAATTGAATATGAGAATATGTTACTTATAATTTCATCGCACAATAATGCAAGGGAAATTGAAGAAAAATTTGATTTAGTGATTTATGATGATATAAAAAGTTTTTCTATTAATGATAGAGAAGATATAGTTAAAATTACTCTTGAGTTATGTAAAGAATTTGGAAAGATAATAGCATATTCTATAGAAAAAATTTTTTATAATAATAAGGAGGTAAATTTTCCTATAAGAGAAAATTGTATTCCTATAATAGAACCTAAATTTATAGAAACTAGAATAGATATAAATAAAGATATACCTTATGTAGCTTATGAATATATAAAATGGTCAATTACAAATAATCATAAAGTTATAATATATGTTCCAGATCAACAACGAGTTCGTAGTGTATATAGTTATTTATATAAATATTGTAATGATTTTTCTAGGACTACTATGCCTTTTGTAAAAAAACAAGGATATAATAAATTATTATACAGTTTTAAAGAAATGCAAAATGGAATAATAATAACTAATGATTTTGATGATTTATATTTTAAATTAAAAAATATAAATGTTATGGTATTTTTTGCAGATGATATTAGATTTGACTATAAAAAGTTAGTATATCTTTGTGGAAAAGTGGGTATAAATGAAAATAAACATAGTGGAGAGGTGGTATTTCTAGGAAACTATGAAACTGATGATATTGATAAGGCAAAATATATAACGAGGTGTTTTAATAAAATGGCATGGGAAATGGAGTTATTAAATATATAAAATATATATTAAAATGTGTTTTAAATTTAATATACAGTACTGGGGAAAAGTGCATACTTTGTGGAAAAAATTTAGAAGAAGGTAAGGTGCTGTGTACAAATTGTATAAGAGATATAAAAGTATGTAACAATGTTGTAAAACTTACACATGAAGATTACATATTTAATTGTTATAGTTCAGTATATTATTCAGGAAATGTGAAAGAATTAATACTAAAATTAAAATACAAAAGTGAGTTTATTTCAGGAAAAGCCTTTATAAACTATATGATGGATACAATAGATATTCATCATATAAAATTTGATATTATAACATATGTGCCATCTTCTAAAAAAGCTTTAAAAGAACGAGGATATAATCAAGGAGAATATTTAGCTAAGTTGGTTGCAGAAAAAACTAATAAAAAGGTTGTAAAGGTATTAGAAAAAAGTAAAAAAACTAAAGATCAAATAGGATTAACTAAAAATCAGCGATGGGAAAATTTAAAGAATTCATTTAAATGTGTAGATATAAATAAAATACAAGGTAAAAACATATTATTAGTAGATGATGTTTTAACTACAGGAGCCACTACGTTTTATTGTTCAAAAGAAATGATTTTAAATGGAGCTAAAGATGTGAGCATATTAACAGTAGCAAAAAGTACTTTATAATTGCCACTAAATTATATTATATCATATAAATAAAAAAATATCTTTAATAGGTTAGTGTAATAAGTTTATGATAAATTGAGTAAAATAAGTTTGGAGTACTGAAAAATGTTTAAATTTTCAGTAAATAGCAACTAAGTTAGTTGTTATTAGCATATATAAGATATAAAATATATTTAAGCAATATATTTTATATCTTCAAAGTATTCGTGATGGTATATAGCTAGAAGATATGCATGAAAGGGGCTGGCTTTATGAACATAAAAGTTATTGGAAAGAATATCGAAGTAACAAAAGGATTGAGGGAAGCAGTTGAAAGAAAATTATCTAAATTAGATAAATATTTTGATCCGAGTGTAAAAGTCATAACTACCCTAAGTGTACAAAAGAGTAGACAAATAGTAGAAGTTACTATACCTTTTAATGGAGTAATATTAAGGGCAGAGGAAGCTAATATTGATATGTATGCTGCCATAGATTTAGTTTTAGAAAAATTAGAAAGGCAAATAAGAAAACAAAAGACTAAATTAGAGAAAAGAAAACATGGAGATGCTCTAAAATTTCAATTTATACCTGAATATGTTCCAAAAGATGCAGAAGATAATGTAGAATCAAAAATAGTTAAAACTAAAAGATTTGCAATAAAACCAATGAGTAATGAAGAAGCCGTTCTACAAATGGAACTTTTAGGACACAACTTCTTTGTATTTAGAAACAGTGATACAGATGAAGTTAATGTTTTATATAAAAGAAAAGATGGTCAATACGGATTAATAGAACCTGAGTTTTAATAGAAGATTAATAAAAAGGCGACAATAATTATCGCCTTTTTATTTTTTTAGAAAGTTAGACAAAGTTTTAAAATCGTTGACAACTATATCAGGAGTAATGCTAGAATTTATATAATCGTTAAATGATATACCTTTGTTTAATATAAGTATTAAATTGCCTCCATATTTTTGAAAAGTACTGTATTCTTCATATAAATCATTTGTAACTAGAACTAATTGCCTAGTATCTATATGTAATTGATTAAAAATATTATAGCTACTACTTATTATATTTTTATCAGGAATAACTAATCTATCAGAAAAACGCTTTTTAAAGTATTCAATTATACATTTATCTTTACAAAAATCACATCTAAGTGTTCCATCATTACATAGTTTATGTGAGAATGTAATGATACTTTTGGTGTTTTGTAGAAAAGCTAAGTCTTTTGAAGAGATTTTAGTTGTGTTTAGAAATATGAAATCTGGGTTTTTTGAGCTTAGAGGAACGTTTAGTTCTTTGAAATCTTGTAAATCATTTGAATTGCTGATAACAAATGCTGAAAAGTTTCCGTAAACCTTTTTTAAGTAGTTTATAAGAACATAAGTAGGAGATATTATATTTTTATAATTACATAAAAAATTATTATTAATTAGTTTAATATAAAAATGATTATGACTAACATCACAATTATTTGTGAAAAAAAAACAGCTATATGGTGAATTTTTATTTATAAAGTTCAATGCATCTAAATCTATAGTATCATTAATAAAAAGCAT is part of the Clostridium botulinum genome and harbors:
- a CDS encoding ComF family protein yields the protein MGNGVIKYIKYILKCVLNLIYSTGEKCILCGKNLEEGKVLCTNCIRDIKVCNNVVKLTHEDYIFNCYSSVYYSGNVKELILKLKYKSEFISGKAFINYMMDTIDIHHIKFDIITYVPSSKKALKERGYNQGEYLAKLVAEKTNKKVVKVLEKSKKTKDQIGLTKNQRWENLKNSFKCVDINKIQGKNILLVDDVLTTGATTFYCSKEMILNGAKDVSILTVAKSTL
- the recD2 gene encoding SF1B family DNA helicase RecD2, with the translated sequence MSELNGTVEGIVFKNESNGYVVAYLKEKKKKITITGCIPYIIEGQNLKLQGEWVNHPHFGQQFKVTACEEIVPNSLEGIEKYLSSGIISGIGPITAKKIVEHFKEETLEILDENIERLKEIDGIGSKKIETIAKSYSKQREVRNIMVFLQTYGVTAKQCVKIHKKYGKDSINVVKENPYTLTENISGIGFKTADKIARNLGIEGNSPFRIQCGVGYIVNQFCGMGNTYMPLEKLLKESKDILGVQENEIINNIQESVLNGKLKVENINKEECVFTMPYYYCELSVTSKILTLSTNSYDDINIDVDLEIEEFEGINNIKFAKTQIEAIKGAFENGIEIITGGPGTGKTTIIKCITEIFENASMTVFMAAPTGRAAKRMSEATGRESKTIHRLLELGFNNDDDMEFLRTEESPLQCDVLIIDEASMIDILLMNNLLKAIPMGTRLIIVGDADQLPSVGPGNVLRDLIESKCVKVARLRDIFRQAEESMIVVNAHKINNGEMPILNKKGKDFYFLNSQNQDKILDTLVGLIDTRLPKFNNNWNKIKDIQILSPMRKGTLGIENLNSRLQEILNPKSKQKSELEFRDIIFRVGDKVMQTKNNYNLKWNSISSDSNEEGVGVFNGDVGYVIGVSEDKITVVFDEDKQVVYENMYLDELELAYAMTVHKSQGSEFPVVIMPMFMGPQLLMNKNLFYTGITRAKQMVVLVGLYKAVNFMINNNRSFDRYSALKWRILNILEGEVQESI
- the hpf gene encoding ribosome hibernation-promoting factor, HPF/YfiA family, whose protein sequence is MNIKVIGKNIEVTKGLREAVERKLSKLDKYFDPSVKVITTLSVQKSRQIVEVTIPFNGVILRAEEANIDMYAAIDLVLEKLERQIRKQKTKLEKRKHGDALKFQFIPEYVPKDAEDNVESKIVKTKRFAIKPMSNEEAVLQMELLGHNFFVFRNSDTDEVNVLYKRKDGQYGLIEPEF